A region from the Triticum urartu cultivar G1812 chromosome 1, Tu2.1, whole genome shotgun sequence genome encodes:
- the LOC125544926 gene encoding uncharacterized protein LOC125544926, producing the protein MELPPLKLNVARGEEDRISALPDELLLRILERLGLRRAVRAGTVSKRWRHLPHQLSFVTLDVRCFRRATLGETMDAFTAALTSVCAQRNCECQRGRVMAMKAICLRFFLSASHLSSIGSAVEDVVSHGKTRRLAFQVSPPPGVNSFPQIPEMGQQFMSFSRAHQPAFQCLTRLRLKSLAFGDSDVAALIAASDKLEHLNMNSCGLVDQRHVLKIDTPCSVIQELEFKRFHCKSIHLISVPRLRTVLCHSWRSNNPPMRFGYVPQLRQVNLACKAKAWQVPFLLSQCFSMTSANNLLKLHLNFRHQMIWIRPEHPKHLTAIFRNLAEVSFSGIFPECDLSWTLFILQVAPALHKFTLSRERHACDIPSEDSAEKTNVVWEPSKDLKHLKLKLLRMYGFEDEDKVTNYIRLVMERAVGLKRIELRGEVPCEKCDAIYPRRSQVDKGRRRRIKERLTHESSSNMGMIMLVAAMPAR; encoded by the exons ATGGAGCTGCCGCCGCTCAAGCTCAACGTCGCCCGAGGCGAGGAGGACAGGATCAGCGCACTTCCCGACGAGCTCCTCCTCCGGATCCTCGAGCGGCTCGGCCTGCGCCGGGCGGTCCGCGCCGGCACGGTCTCCAAGCGGTGGCGGCACCTCCCTCACCAGCTCTCGTTCGTGACACTCGACGTCCGCTGCTTCCGCCGCGCCACGCTGGGCGAAACCATGGACGCCTTCACGGCCGCTTTGACGTCCGTCTGTGCTCAGCGCAACTGCGAGTGCCAGCGCGGCCGTGTCATGGCCATGAAGGCCATCTGCCTCCGCTTCTTCCTGTCGGCCTCTCATCTGAGCTCCATCGGCAGCGCCGTCGAGGATGTCGTCAGCCATGGCAAGACCAGACGCCTCGCCTTCCAAGTATCCCCGCCCCCCGGGGTGAACTCCTTCCCGCAGATCCCCGAGATGGGGCAGCAATTCATGTCCTTCTCCCGCGCCCACCAGCCGGCCTTCCAGTGCCTCACCAGGCTACGCCTCAAGAGCCTTGCGTTCGGGGACTCTGACGTCGCCGCCCTCATCGCTGCCTCCGATAAGCTCGAGCATCTCAACATGAACTCCTGCGGACTGGTCGATCAGCGCCACGTGCTAAAGATTGACACACCGTGTTCTGTGATCCAGGAGCTCGAGTTTAAGCGCTTTCATTGCAAGAGCATCCACCTCATCTCCGTCCCCAGGCTCAGGACGGTGCTGTGCCATTCTTGGCGCTCCAACAACCCTCCGATGCGCTTTGGCTACGTTCCACAGCTTCGTCAAGTCAACCTCGCCTGTAAGGCCAAGGCGTGGCAGGTGCCATTCCTGCTCAGCCAGTGCTTCTCAATGACGAGTGCAAATAACCTGTTGAAATTGCATCTCAATTTTCGCCACCAAATG ATATGGATTCGGCCGGAACATCCCAAGCATCTCACTGCCATATTCAGAAATCTGGCCGAAGTGTCTTTTTCTGGTATCTTCCCTGAGTGTGATCTGAGCTGGACCCTATTTATCCTCCAAGTTGCACCTGCCCTGCACAAGTTTACA TTATCTCGAGAGCGGCATGCATGTGACATACCGTCTGAGGACAGTGCCGAGAAGACCAACGTGGTGTGGGAACCATCCAAGGATTTGAAGCACCTAAAGTTGAAGTTGCTCCGGATGTACGGTTTTGAGGATGAAGACAAGGTGACAAACTACATAAGGCTAGTCATGGAGCGAGCTGTGGGGCTGAAGAGAATCGAGTTGCGTGGTGAAGTCCCATGCGAGAAATGCGATGCCATTTACCCAAGGAGATCCCAGGTGGATAAAGGTCGCAGGCGTCGGATCAAGGAGCGACTCACACATGAATCCTCCTCGAACATGGGGATGATAATGCTCGTAGCAGCTATGCCCGCGCGATAG